The Thalassolituus oleivorans MIL-1 genome includes the window TTGTAGGCCGGTGCCGGTGATGAGCCTGCCGTTGGGATCGACACTTAAATCGCCTGCGCGAGTATAGGCTTCGTTACCGTCGGGGCCGACAACGGCGAACCAACCTGGGCCTTCAATGCTGACATCTTGGGCGCGGCCTGTTTCTACCAGTGGGCCTTGACGGAAATCAGACGCTGGGCGTTCGGTCATGGCGTAGGCGCGAGTTGGGAAGTGTTCACCATAGACGCCCATAGCTCGGCTTTGGGTGTAGTCGGAGCGAAAACCTGTGGTGCTGGCGTTCGCTAGGTTGTTAGCGTGCGCGGCTTGGCCAAGTGTATTTTGTTTGGCTCCCGACATGGCGATGTATAGCGCTCGATCCATGGTGTTCCCCGTTGTTCTTTGTTATTGCGTTATTAAGAACATTGCAGAGGGCGTGCCAAGTGTATTTTTGTGTTTTAAATCAATTAGATAGGGATTTTTCGACGGTTTTTATCGCGTCAAAGGAGGAAAAGATATGGGGGAAGCGGCAAGTGTATGCCGCTTGTGGTGTATCGGTAGGAGCGACTCAACGAACGTTTTTTGTGTAGGAGCGACTCAATGAACGTTTTTTGTTCGTAGTCGCGATTATCGGCACTGCTCGCTTCGCTCCCTGAGTACCTCCTACAATTCAATGAGTACCTCCTACAATTCCATGAGTACCTCCTACAATTCAATGAGTACCTCCTACCGTTCAATGAGTACCTCCTACCGTTCAACCTCTATTAAATATTCAGGATGGTCTGGGTCACCTGGTCCATTGTTTCAATGGTTTTGGCGCTGGCCTGGAAGTTTCGCTGGGCGATAATCAGGCCAACCAGTTCTTCTGAAAGGTCTACGTTAGAGTCTTCAAGTGCCGATGATCGAATCTGGCCGAAGGATGCAGTTCTTGGAGAACCAACCGTCGGTACGCCCGATTCAAACGATTCTGCCCAGCCGGTATCCCCTACTGGCGTTAAGCCTTCTGGGTTACGGAAGTTAGCCAGTGCTACCTGCCCTAATGTTTGTGCTTGGCCGTTGGTGAAGCGGGCGAAGATAATCCCTTCTTGGTCGATTTCAAGGCCGGTTAAGCGGCCGGTTGAATAACCATTTTGGTTCACTTCGTTAACGGAGAAGCTGCTACCGAATTGGGTGGAGCCGTCCAACGAAATTTGGAAGTTGGAGTTAACCGGTGGATCAATTAGTGGAATACCGCCTTCCAACACGTTGGTTGAGGTAAATGCACCCGTTGGATCGCCATTTTCGTCAACTGGGTCCCAGTTGGTGATGAAGATGTCGCCGGTGGCAATTTCGTCGAGTGTACCGTCTTGGTTAAAGAAGATTTCGAAACGCGCTGCAGTTGGGTCTAAGTTTTCTGGGAATGGCAGTGATGGATCAGGATCACCGACGTTTTGCCCGTCAATTAACACGTACATTGCCCAAATATTTTGTTCGTTAGGGCGTGTCGCATCTAACGGTTCTTTTACGAAATATTGGGTCATGACGTGGGAGTTACCCAAGCTGTCATAAATTGTGGTTGAGGTTGCGTTGTTGTAGGTATCTTGATCCAGTGGATCGAACGAATTCAGTACATATGGAGTGAATTCATCTTCGCTCAGTGCGCCAAAAATACCGGAGACAACTGGGTCTGGGTTCGCAAGAATATACCCTTCGTTAAGAATAAAGGTAACCTGCCCACCAATGGCTGCGGCGACGTCGGCTGTGGCTGAACCACCTAATACCACTGGTCCTGTATTGTCGGCGCCTTGAATGGTGATGGAGTCGGTTACAACGGCGCTGTCGATAGAGACATTAATATCTCGGCCAATTTCGTTGTAAATCACGAGGTCGCCATTTTCACTAATTTCAGCAGAAAATCCGGGTAACGTTGTGGCACGGTAGTTATTAATTTCATCGGCAATGTCTGCCAGTGATGTGGATTCTAATACTTGGCCATTTACGGTTAATTTTAGGTCGTTACCTGGGCTGTTGTACCCCGATAGCGGAATATTCATGGTGGTTAATGCGGATGCGGTAACGCCCGGCTGTTGGTTAAATATTGAGACAATTTCGTTACCTTCACTGTGCAATGGCAAGGTAATTTCGGTCTCTTCGCCATCTGGATCAATCAGGGTAACGGTTTGTTCTGGGTATTCGTTTGATACACCTTCAATACCGGTTACCAGTAGGCTGGAGTCATCTGGATTGACTTGTAAAATCCCAAACAATTCGGCTGCCGATATATCTGGACCATTAGCAGAGATGTTGGTGATGGAAATAATGGATGCCTCACCCTCGGTAGTTGCGCTCAATTTTAGAGTGAATTGCGGCGGTACAACATTCGGTTCAATTTCTACCGCGGATGCTTGTATACCAATATAACTGTCGGCATCTTGGCTATTTAATTGGCGGTTAATACTGGAAGCCAATTGTTGTACTGAGCGATATTCTTCATCGAGAGAAATCAGTACCGAGCCGCTGCGATTTTCAGAATCCGGCGCAGGTACCGTTAAGTTAATACGAAAGCTGTTGGAGCGATCCACTTCGTTTTGGCCGGTTACGGTAAATAGGCTGTCTAATCCTAATTCAGCTGCCGCTTGTGGTTCGGCGATGGTTCCTGAGATAGAAACGCCTTCGCCCGCACCGACGTTGCTATTGGTAAATACTAGCTGTCCGCCCACAGCATCGACGGTCACTTTTCCTGCTAAGCCACCAGCACCAATATACACATCAATTTGTTGTTGAATGGCGACCGCTAATGCATCCAGCGAGGCATAATTTGCCGGTGGAATGGTGATGGTGAATGGGCCACCACCATTACCGGATGTGCTGGTTACTTCGAGCACAAATTCGTTGTTAGCGAGTACAGGTTCGACACCACCATCGAAGCGGTTATTCGATAAAAAACCTAAGCTTGTCAGGCTGTAGCCCACTGAGCTAACCGCGTTATCGGCGATTTGTACAAAGTCGCCTTGGGTTGCTGGTGCTTGGGTTTGAAATTCAATTTTCCCACCATTAACTACCGCAATCACTTCTTCGTTACCAGCACCGGCGGTGGCGGTAATTTGGGTATTAATTTCAGCGACGGCTTCTGTAATTGAAACAGCGTTGTAGCTTACGGGAGCAGCACCAAGCCAAGCGGCTTGGCTCAAATTAATTGGGTATGTGCCGCCTGATTCTGCTGCAATGGTGAAGGCTAATACGTTACCGCCACCAGCACTAACGTCGAGTGAGCTGTAGTTATTGTCAGCCGTTAATTGGGCAAATTGGCCAGCATCACTAGAGACAATATTCAGTGTTGGTGTTGCGGTTGTGCGCGTGGTGGTCGATGTACCTGGAATACTGGTGAAATCCGCGGTGATCGGCGTTGAACCAACAAATAAAGTGCTGCCTTGGGTTCCGGCAATAACACCGCTGTTTGCACCAAATGCAGCATCCCATGCGGCGGTGTTGGTGGCAGCAAAGCTAGTACCGTTAGTGGCATTGTAGCCTGCACGTTGAATCACTAACGCACCCGTCGTGGTGTCTTGGGTGGCAGTCAGCTGCTGTGAACCAAAGGTGGCATCAAGCGCTGCTTGCACGTCGCTTAAAATGGCATTGACTGTAGTTGGGCCAACTAAGCCGGTTAATGTGACGGTTTGCGCACCAGCACCATCGCCAACGTCGATATCCATTGTAATGGCACCGTAACCGGCACCGGCAGCAACCGTGGCAAGATCGGTCGCAAATGGCATAGTCGCTGGTGTGCCTGCGGTTGTTGGCTGTCCTGCCGCCGACAAAATAGAACGCGTTGATTCGGCAATACCGGCATCAGCAGCACCAATGGCCAAACCATTTGATACTAATTGCAAACCTTGTTCTTGTAGTACTAAGGCACCCGCATTGAGGTTTAATATCGACGATGCTAATGATGTTAACCGTGGCGCTTGGTTGGAGATTTGAATTTGAATATCGCCTAAAACACCACTAACTACACCGCTGTCATTGGCGTCGTAACCCTGCAAGCGCGAGCCATTGTTGGCAACGACGTAACCGTCTTTATCTAGAGAAAAGATACCTGAACGGGTGTAAGAAATACTGCCGCGGTCTTCAAGCACGAAAAAGCCGTTTCCATCGATGGCTAAATCGAGGGCGTTTTCTGTGCCGCTGATATTACCTTGAGAAAATTGTTGGCGAACGTTATCCACCATAACGCCGCTACCCACAGGCTTTAGACCTGTGCCTAATAAAGTGCTGGTATATACGTCGGCAAATTCAGCACGGGATTCTTTAAAACCAATGGTGCTGGCGTTGGCAACGTTATTACCTGTTACCTCAAGATCCGTTGAGGCAGCCCGAATTCCACTTAAACCAATATTAAAAGACATGTTTGTTCTCCGGTGCCTAAATTAAGCGTCTAAAATCTGTTTGATTTGATCCATGCTGGCGCGTTGCCCCCCAGTTAAATTGAGGGTCACACTGCCGCCTGCGCTCATGGTTACGCTGTCTACCCGTGAGCTCATTTGCATATCTAATTCTTCGGCTTCACCGCCGATGGTGGCGTTCAACTTGAAGTTGTATTCACCAGCGGCATAAACCGCAGGAACCGGTTCGCCGTTGCTATCCAAGATGGTATCGCCGTTTTCATCGGTTAAATATTGCGGCGCATTTAGCTTGCTGCGATCCAGATTGACGATGTCGCCATCCACCATGAGGTTGTAACCATCCCAACGCACGGACATGGATCCTGCATCGTGGTTACCCAGTGGAATTTGTTCTAGCAGTACGCCGTTTTCGTCTTCGATAGATAACGTCATATCGGCGGCGCTATCCGGAACATCGGCATAGCCACTCACTACTCCGCCACTCAACAGCAGGCCGGTAGTGTTGCCTTCGACGATGACCGACTGCCCCACTAAGCTCGACGCTTGTAACGCAGCATTGGAGGTAAACTGCGACATCATGCTTTCGGCAGTGGTATTTAAATTATCCAATCCTTCAACCTGAGAGAACTGCGCTAACTGAGCGACAAACGCTTGGTTATCGGTGGGTTCTAACGGGTTTTGGTTGTTTAGCTGTGCCACCATCAATTCGAGGAAGGCATTGCGGCCTAGCTCGTTGGTTTTTTCTTCGGTGGTAGTCGGCGTCCGGTATTGGTCTAGGACCGAGGCACTGGAGCTTACGTCGTTAATAGCCATGGTCAGCTCCTTACTGTCCTAGAGTTAATGTACGTTGCAGCATTTGTTTTGCTGTTTTTAGTACTTCGATGTTCATTTGATAACTACGCGAAGATGACATCATGTCGGTCATTTCTTCGACGACGTTAACGTTTGGGTAGTAGACGTAGCCGTCTTCATTCGCCATTGGATGGTTCGGCTGGAAGCGCATTTGCAACGGGGAATCTTTTTCGACGATGCCCATCACCTGTACACCCGCGCCAGTGCCTTCTGCGCTTTGCATAAAGGCTTCGTCTTGACTGTTAATGTTGCTTTGCTCTTTTTCGAGTACGGCAAACCAAGGCTTGCGAGCACGGTAGGTTTCATCAACTGAACTTGAAGCACTCTCGGCGTTTGCGATGTTACTGGCCGTGGTGTTCAAACGAATTGATTGGGCATTCATGCCGGTTCCGGCGATGTCGAGTACGCTAGTTAATGACATAATTATTCTCCGCGAATCGCGCCTTTAATGCCTTTGAACTTGCCGTTTAAAAATTCAAAACTGGCGTTGTAATTCAGGCTGTTACGAGCAAATAGAGCTTGTTCTATCTGAGAATCAACAGTGTTGCCGTCGATGGATGGCTGTGATGGTGTGCGATACAACAACTCGCCATCTTCGCCTTCTGTAGCGCCGTTATTGTCGATATGACCACGATGCGTGCGGGCAAGGGTAAGTTGATCTTTACTACGCGTTTGACCGGCCAGTACCGCTTGGAAGTCAAAGTCTCGTGCTTTGTATCCTGGGGTATCAGCGTTGGCTAGGTTGTTGGCTAACACTTCGGCTCGTGCTGCGCGAAGCTGCATCGCCGAGCTGTTTATTCCTAGTGCGTTAGTAAAGTTAATTGAGCCCATGTTGCACTCTCGATTAGTGACTGTGTAATTACATGAGCAAACCCCGTACCAACTTATTTTTTACTTATTTTTCAATAGGTTATTGGTTTTCGACGTTGAATCAGGAGGGCTAGCGGCAAGGGTTTTCCCTTGAGCGGCAAGGGTCTATTTACTAGACATTGCCGCTTTACCGCCGGTAATTAAGACAGGGCTTTAGCGCGGAAAACGATGCCCGGATGGCAGGCGACCATTTCATAATAATCGGGAAGATTGTGCAGAGACTCAGAGGCCCCTAGCATTAGATAACCGCCAACAGGCAGCAAGGCGTGCATGCGCTTTAAAATGTTGGTTTTGGTTTCGGGTGAAAAATAAATAAGAACATTGCGACAAAAAATAATGTCGAACTTACCAAGGCTGTTAAAGCTGTCTTGTAAGTTTAAAGCACGGAATTCGATATCTTTGCGAACAAGGTTGTTGATGGTCCAGATATCATCATGCGTTTTTTGAAAGTAGGCACTGAGCATTGGATCAGTCATCCCACGACGAATCGCGATATGTGGATACTGCCCTTCCTTAGCCACCGCCAACGCCGATGAGGATATGTCGGTTGCTAGTATGGAGATCGTTTGATTGAGCTTGCCGGGATTTCGTTTGCGATATTCTTCAATTTCCATACGCAACGAATAAGGCTCTTGCCCTGTAGAACAAGCCGCTGACCAAATACGCACCGAACGACCGTTAGCGGCGATTTCGGGCAACATTCGTTCACGAAAAATTTTGTAGGGATGTTCATCACGAAACCATAAAGTTTCGTTTGTTGTCATGGCATCGACAACATGATTCATCAAGCTAGGGTCGCGCTGACTGGCAGC containing:
- a CDS encoding CheR family methyltransferase, which codes for MSGDEYRRFQQMLEAASGILLGDGKEYLVTSRLRKLITDRAFSGLDALIAASQRDPSLMNHVVDAMTTNETLWFRDEHPYKIFRERMLPEIAANGRSVRIWSAACSTGQEPYSLRMEIEEYRKRNPGKLNQTISILATDISSSALAVAKEGQYPHIAIRRGMTDPMLSAYFQKTHDDIWTINNLVRKDIEFRALNLQDSFNSLGKFDIIFCRNVLIYFSPETKTNILKRMHALLPVGGYLMLGASESLHNLPDYYEMVACHPGIVFRAKALS
- a CDS encoding flagellar hook assembly protein FlgD, giving the protein MAINDVSSSASVLDQYRTPTTTEEKTNELGRNAFLELMVAQLNNQNPLEPTDNQAFVAQLAQFSQVEGLDNLNTTAESMMSQFTSNAALQASSLVGQSVIVEGNTTGLLLSGGVVSGYADVPDSAADMTLSIEDENGVLLEQIPLGNHDAGSMSVRWDGYNLMVDGDIVNLDRSKLNAPQYLTDENGDTILDSNGEPVPAVYAAGEYNFKLNATIGGEAEELDMQMSSRVDSVTMSAGGSVTLNLTGGQRASMDQIKQILDA
- a CDS encoding flagellar hook-basal body complex protein, which gives rise to MSFNIGLSGIRAASTDLEVTGNNVANASTIGFKESRAEFADVYTSTLLGTGLKPVGSGVMVDNVRQQFSQGNISGTENALDLAIDGNGFFVLEDRGSISYTRSGIFSLDKDGYVVANNGSRLQGYDANDSGVVSGVLGDIQIQISNQAPRLTSLASSILNLNAGALVLQEQGLQLVSNGLAIGAADAGIAESTRSILSAAGQPTTAGTPATMPFATDLATVAAGAGYGAITMDIDVGDGAGAQTVTLTGLVGPTTVNAILSDVQAALDATFGSQQLTATQDTTTGALVIQRAGYNATNGTSFAATNTAAWDAAFGANSGVIAGTQGSTLFVGSTPITADFTSIPGTSTTTRTTATPTLNIVSSDAGQFAQLTADNNYSSLDVSAGGGNVLAFTIAAESGGTYPINLSQAAWLGAAPVSYNAVSITEAVAEINTQITATAGAGNEEVIAVVNGGKIEFQTQAPATQGDFVQIADNAVSSVGYSLTSLGFLSNNRFDGGVEPVLANNEFVLEVTSTSGNGGGPFTITIPPANYASLDALAVAIQQQIDVYIGAGGLAGKVTVDAVGGQLVFTNSNVGAGEGVSISGTIAEPQAAAELGLDSLFTVTGQNEVDRSNSFRINLTVPAPDSENRSGSVLISLDEEYRSVQQLASSINRQLNSQDADSYIGIQASAVEIEPNVVPPQFTLKLSATTEGEASIISITNISANGPDISAAELFGILQVNPDDSSLLVTGIEGVSNEYPEQTVTLIDPDGEETEITLPLHSEGNEIVSIFNQQPGVTASALTTMNIPLSGYNSPGNDLKLTVNGQVLESTSLADIADEINNYRATTLPGFSAEISENGDLVIYNEIGRDINVSIDSAVVTDSITIQGADNTGPVVLGGSATADVAAAIGGQVTFILNEGYILANPDPVVSGIFGALSEDEFTPYVLNSFDPLDQDTYNNATSTTIYDSLGNSHVMTQYFVKEPLDATRPNEQNIWAMYVLIDGQNVGDPDPSLPFPENLDPTAARFEIFFNQDGTLDEIATGDIFITNWDPVDENGDPTGAFTSTNVLEGGIPLIDPPVNSNFQISLDGSTQFGSSFSVNEVNQNGYSTGRLTGLEIDQEGIIFARFTNGQAQTLGQVALANFRNPEGLTPVGDTGWAESFESGVPTVGSPRTASFGQIRSSALEDSNVDLSEELVGLIIAQRNFQASAKTIETMDQVTQTILNI
- the flgB gene encoding flagellar basal body rod protein FlgB, whose amino-acid sequence is MGSINFTNALGINSSAMQLRAARAEVLANNLANADTPGYKARDFDFQAVLAGQTRSKDQLTLARTHRGHIDNNGATEGEDGELLYRTPSQPSIDGNTVDSQIEQALFARNSLNYNASFEFLNGKFKGIKGAIRGE
- the flgC gene encoding flagellar basal body rod protein FlgC — protein: MSLTSVLDIAGTGMNAQSIRLNTTASNIANAESASSSVDETYRARKPWFAVLEKEQSNINSQDEAFMQSAEGTGAGVQVMGIVEKDSPLQMRFQPNHPMANEDGYVYYPNVNVVEEMTDMMSSSRSYQMNIEVLKTAKQMLQRTLTLGQ